A single Triticum dicoccoides isolate Atlit2015 ecotype Zavitan chromosome 2A, WEW_v2.0, whole genome shotgun sequence DNA region contains:
- the LOC119354744 gene encoding mitogen-activated protein kinase kinase kinase 5-like isoform X2, with product MPSWWKRSKTAFHRSATTAASSAPASPARASTSRSQPRRAGSEDAGDLLLARPQRQPRQLTRQRKLRHVYDIDALLADLGIDVASSSSPPHARGRASASDAVGLGPPISRSSNAADGVVAPPPRSASSPVLHPLPLPSPSPKPPAELETTDPASLQIPRVTGQTVQKFPEHNDFCPNGTKRPTSSHHRKALRDKFQDKSSAETGNFRLNIPTRSAPTSGFSSPVGSPRRLSNADVSSTVASSHAPQAWSAPSIHTIDFLGALSPRTLPEKLTGASEPSPYSSTFRSPILMPRNTSAPPSPLPKLFPENQISRTEVNGSASLHPLPLPPSAISPMQTSFSNQPAPKVEMPSVSCQWQKGKLLGSGTFGCVYEATNRNTGALCAMKEVNIIPDDAKSAESLNQLEQEIKFLSQFKHENIVQYYGSDTIEDRFYIYLEYVHPGSINKYVKQHYGAITESVIRNFTRHILRGLAFLHGQKIMHRDIKGANLLVDINGVVKLADFGMAKHLSTAAPNLSLKGTPYWMAPEMVQATLAKDVGYDLAVDIWSLGCTIIEMFDGKPPWSDLEGPAAMFKVLHKDPPIPENLSLEGKDFLQCCFKRNPAERPTASELLDHPFIRNSSHYSKHGSIHAFAGIKVHDNGYGFRDKTSSKSEPYVKGRNTIGCAAPLHNTNQELIKA from the exons ATGCCGTCGTGGTGGAAGCGCTCCAAGACCGCCTTCCaccgctccgccaccaccgccgcctcctccgccccggCCTCCCCCGCGCGGGCGTCCACCTCGCGCTCACAGCCGCGACGCGCGGGGTCCGAAGACGCCGGGGACCTCCTCCTCGCGCGGCCACAGCGCCAGCCGCGGCAGCTCACGCGACAGCGGAAGCTGCGCCACGTCTACGATATCGACGCGCTGCTCGCCGACCTCGGCATCGACGTcgcgtcctcctcctcgccgccgcatgCCAGGGGGCGCGCCTCCGCATCCGATGCCGTCGGGCTCGGTCCCCCGATCTCGAGGTCCTCCAACGCCGCGGACGGGGTGGTAGCTCCGCCTCCGAGGTCCGCGTCGTCCCCCGTGTTGCACCCGCTGCCGTTGCCGTCACCGTCACCGAAGCCCCCCGCAGAGCTGGAGACGACGGACCCGGCGTCGTTGCAAATACCGAG GGTGACAGGTCAGACTGTGCAGAAGTTCCCTGAACATAATGATTTCTGCCCAAATGGTACAAAGCGGCCTACCTCTAGTCACCATCGAAAAGCACTCCGTGACAAGTTCCAGGATAAGAGTTCAGCTGAAACAGGGAACTTCCGTTTGAACATTCCAACTAGAAGTGCTCCAACCAGTGGATTTTCCAGTCCTGTAGGCAGCCCTCGAAGATTGAGCAATGCTGACGTCTCATCTACTGtggcatcttctcatgctcctcaAGCATGGTcagctccatcgatccacactattGATTTTCTGGGAGCTTTATCTCCTCGGACTTTGCCTGAAAAACTTACAGGGGCTTCAGAGCCATCTCCTTACTCTAGTACATTCAGAAGTCCTATTCTTATGCCAAGGAATACCAGTGCCCCTCCATCGCCACTCCCAAAGTTATTCCCAGAAAACCAAATTTCACGTACTGAAGTCAATGGAAGTGCTAGTTTGCATCCATTACCACTTCCTCCCAGTGCTATAAGCCCAATGCAAACATCTTTCAGCAACCAGCCTGCTCCAAAAGTTGAAATGCCTTCGGTGTCTTGTCAGTGGCAAAAAGGAAAACTTCTAGGTAGTGGTACATTTGGCTGTGTATATGAAGCTACCAATAG GAACACTGGAGCTCTTTGTGCAATGAAAGAGGTCAACATAATTCCTGATGATGCTAAATCTGCCGAGTCGTTGAATCAACTGGAGCAG GAAATAAAGTTCCTAAGTCAATTTAAACATGAAAACATAGTTCAGTATTATGGCAGTGACACT attgaagatcgtttcTACATTTACCTGGAATATGTACATCCGGGTTCGATTAATAAGTATGTCAAACAACATTATGGAGCAATAACAGAATCAGTTATCCGTAACTTCACCCGACATATTCTTAGAGGCCTAGCTTTTCTGCATGGCCAAAAGATTATGCATAG ggatatcaaaggaGCAAATCTGCTAGTTGATATCAATGGTGTAGTGAAATTGGCCGATTTTGGAATGGCCAAGCAT TTAAGTACTGCAGCCCCAAATCTTTCATTGAAGGGAACACCATACTGGATGGCCCCAGAG ATGGTTCAGGCTACACTAGCTAAAGATGTAGGATATGATCTTGCTGTTGATATCTGGAGTCTTGGTTGCACCATCATTGAGATGTTTGATGGAAAACCTCCTTGGAGTGATCTTGAAGGG CCTGCTGCAATGTTTAAGGTTTTGCATAAAGACCCACCAATTCCTGAGAATTTATCCCTAGAGGGAAAAGATTTTCTGCAATGCTGTTTCAAGAGGAATCCAGCAGAGAGGCCGACCGCAAGTGAGTTGTTGGACCATCCATTTATCCGGAATTCAAGTCACTACAGTAAACATGGTTCCATACATGCCTTTGCGGGGATTAAAGTCCAT GATAACGGATACGGTTTCAGGGACAAAACATCCTCCAAGAGTGAACCATATGTGAAAGGAAGAAATACTATTGG GTGCGCAGCTCCTTTGCACAATACCAATCAAGAACTGATTAAAGCATAA
- the LOC119354744 gene encoding mitogen-activated protein kinase kinase kinase 5-like isoform X1 produces the protein MPSWWKRSKTAFHRSATTAASSAPASPARASTSRSQPRRAGSEDAGDLLLARPQRQPRQLTRQRKLRHVYDIDALLADLGIDVASSSSPPHARGRASASDAVGLGPPISRSSNAADGVVAPPPRSASSPVLHPLPLPSPSPKPPAELETTDPASLQIPRVTGQTVQKFPEHNDFCPNGTKRPTSSHHRKALRDKFQDKSSAETGNFRLNIPTRSAPTSGFSSPVGSPRRLSNADVSSTVASSHAPQAWSAPSIHTIDFLGALSPRTLPEKLTGASEPSPYSSTFRSPILMPRNTSAPPSPLPKLFPENQISRTEVNGSASLHPLPLPPSAISPMQTSFSNQPAPKVEMPSVSCQWQKGKLLGSGTFGCVYEATNRNTGALCAMKEVNIIPDDAKSAESLNQLEQEIKFLSQFKHENIVQYYGSDTIEDRFYIYLEYVHPGSINKYVKQHYGAITESVIRNFTRHILRGLAFLHGQKIMHRDIKGANLLVDINGVVKLADFGMAKHLSTAAPNLSLKGTPYWMAPEMVQATLAKDVGYDLAVDIWSLGCTIIEMFDGKPPWSDLEGPAAMFKVLHKDPPIPENLSLEGKDFLQCCFKRNPAERPTASELLDHPFIRNSSHYSKHGSIHAFAGIKVHDNGYGFRDKTSSKSEPYVKGRNTIGEPNNSRPFESSAFRLTPLTIQEVAPNFTPQPFGLASNPGSFAISTNPMHFPMANPQPSPLPRPNGKEVLF, from the exons ATGCCGTCGTGGTGGAAGCGCTCCAAGACCGCCTTCCaccgctccgccaccaccgccgcctcctccgccccggCCTCCCCCGCGCGGGCGTCCACCTCGCGCTCACAGCCGCGACGCGCGGGGTCCGAAGACGCCGGGGACCTCCTCCTCGCGCGGCCACAGCGCCAGCCGCGGCAGCTCACGCGACAGCGGAAGCTGCGCCACGTCTACGATATCGACGCGCTGCTCGCCGACCTCGGCATCGACGTcgcgtcctcctcctcgccgccgcatgCCAGGGGGCGCGCCTCCGCATCCGATGCCGTCGGGCTCGGTCCCCCGATCTCGAGGTCCTCCAACGCCGCGGACGGGGTGGTAGCTCCGCCTCCGAGGTCCGCGTCGTCCCCCGTGTTGCACCCGCTGCCGTTGCCGTCACCGTCACCGAAGCCCCCCGCAGAGCTGGAGACGACGGACCCGGCGTCGTTGCAAATACCGAG GGTGACAGGTCAGACTGTGCAGAAGTTCCCTGAACATAATGATTTCTGCCCAAATGGTACAAAGCGGCCTACCTCTAGTCACCATCGAAAAGCACTCCGTGACAAGTTCCAGGATAAGAGTTCAGCTGAAACAGGGAACTTCCGTTTGAACATTCCAACTAGAAGTGCTCCAACCAGTGGATTTTCCAGTCCTGTAGGCAGCCCTCGAAGATTGAGCAATGCTGACGTCTCATCTACTGtggcatcttctcatgctcctcaAGCATGGTcagctccatcgatccacactattGATTTTCTGGGAGCTTTATCTCCTCGGACTTTGCCTGAAAAACTTACAGGGGCTTCAGAGCCATCTCCTTACTCTAGTACATTCAGAAGTCCTATTCTTATGCCAAGGAATACCAGTGCCCCTCCATCGCCACTCCCAAAGTTATTCCCAGAAAACCAAATTTCACGTACTGAAGTCAATGGAAGTGCTAGTTTGCATCCATTACCACTTCCTCCCAGTGCTATAAGCCCAATGCAAACATCTTTCAGCAACCAGCCTGCTCCAAAAGTTGAAATGCCTTCGGTGTCTTGTCAGTGGCAAAAAGGAAAACTTCTAGGTAGTGGTACATTTGGCTGTGTATATGAAGCTACCAATAG GAACACTGGAGCTCTTTGTGCAATGAAAGAGGTCAACATAATTCCTGATGATGCTAAATCTGCCGAGTCGTTGAATCAACTGGAGCAG GAAATAAAGTTCCTAAGTCAATTTAAACATGAAAACATAGTTCAGTATTATGGCAGTGACACT attgaagatcgtttcTACATTTACCTGGAATATGTACATCCGGGTTCGATTAATAAGTATGTCAAACAACATTATGGAGCAATAACAGAATCAGTTATCCGTAACTTCACCCGACATATTCTTAGAGGCCTAGCTTTTCTGCATGGCCAAAAGATTATGCATAG ggatatcaaaggaGCAAATCTGCTAGTTGATATCAATGGTGTAGTGAAATTGGCCGATTTTGGAATGGCCAAGCAT TTAAGTACTGCAGCCCCAAATCTTTCATTGAAGGGAACACCATACTGGATGGCCCCAGAG ATGGTTCAGGCTACACTAGCTAAAGATGTAGGATATGATCTTGCTGTTGATATCTGGAGTCTTGGTTGCACCATCATTGAGATGTTTGATGGAAAACCTCCTTGGAGTGATCTTGAAGGG CCTGCTGCAATGTTTAAGGTTTTGCATAAAGACCCACCAATTCCTGAGAATTTATCCCTAGAGGGAAAAGATTTTCTGCAATGCTGTTTCAAGAGGAATCCAGCAGAGAGGCCGACCGCAAGTGAGTTGTTGGACCATCCATTTATCCGGAATTCAAGTCACTACAGTAAACATGGTTCCATACATGCCTTTGCGGGGATTAAAGTCCAT GATAACGGATACGGTTTCAGGGACAAAACATCCTCCAAGAGTGAACCATATGTGAAAGGAAGAAATACTATTGG TGAACCAAACAATTCTAGGCCATTCGAATCGTCAGCCTTTCGACTGACGCCACTAACAATCCAGGAAGTCGCACCTAATTTCACCCCTCAACCGTTTGGTTTAGCCTCCAATCCTGGTTCCTTTGCCATCTCAACGAACCCCATGCATTTTCCGATGGCGAACCCTCAGCCTAGCCCACTGCCAAGGCCCAACGGAAAGGAGGTTCTCTTCTAA
- the LOC119354745 gene encoding molybdate transporter 1-like — protein sequence MPVQPMKTIAAVALSDASFGVPEMMAAGILTSAFVFVLGVTRLMKLVYWFVPLPVVRGIQLAQGLNFAMAAVKYIRYEQDLAKSKSLGRRPWAGLDGLALAIAAIFFVALVNGAGDDHSTAVQEEVGRDREEDSSSSPCPASFPRPSSTRSPSSSTATSLWVGTAAGEGPVRWRAMASKLRTAGEGGGRRRGGEGGGGPDCFFEKKLGTRLHF from the coding sequence ATGCCCGTCCAGCCCATGAAGaccatcgccgccgtcgccctctCCGACGCCTCCTTCGGGGTCCCCGAGATGATGGCCGCCGGCATCCTCACCTCGGCGTTCGTATTCGTCCTCGGGGTCACCCGCCTTATGAAGCTCGTCTACTGGTTCGTGCCGCTCCCCGTCGTCCGCGGCATCCAGCTCGCCCAGGGGCTCAACTTTGCCATGGCCGCCGTCAAGTACATCCGCTACGAGCAGGACCTGGCGAAGAGCAAGTCCCTCGGTCGGCGCCCCTGGGCTGGGCTCGACGGCCTCGCCCTCGCCATCGCCGCCATCTTCTTCGTCGCCCTCGTCAACGGCGCTGGCGACGATCACAGCACCGCCGTCCAAGAAGAAGTGGGACGAGATCGGGAGGAGGATAGCTCTTCTTCCCCATGCCCAGCCTCCTTCCCCAGGCcttcatcgacgcgctccccgtcttcCTCTACCGCAACGTCGTTGTGGGTGGGGACGGCGGCAGGGGAAGGACCCGTTCGATGGCGAGCGATGGCGAGCAAGCTGCGGACGGCtggggaaggaggaggccggcgacgaggaggagaaggaggcggaggacccgattgcttttttgaaaaaaaactagGGACCCGATTGCATTTTTAG